The following nucleotide sequence is from cyanobiont of Ornithocercus magnificus.
TGCCAGCTAGAGGCTTGGTGAGAGTAGTGGTCATGTGGAGATGCCAGTCGGTTGACACCCCGCCTAAATCTCCCCTACGATCAGATCGATTGATTTTGAAGTCGATCTTTTTCCGACTGCTGGGCGACCTTTCTACAGGCTGCTGTTCAGTCGGGGGAGAATCCAGCATCTGGTCCCCCAGCGGTTTGCAGTACTGCTGGGGGACTTTTGCTGTTTGACGGGCTGATAACACCATTCTTAGCACTTGTTTGGCTTAGGAGCCCAGGGTCACCTCTGTAAAAATGGCAAAGATAGCTTCCAGGATTGCAGCTGCGTTGGCAGCAACTACAGAGCAATCGTAAGCGGGAGAGCTGCGATTAATGGGCCTAGCCAGCTACTCTCGCTTTCCGGTCATTTTGGGGTTACTGCTCAAAGAAACTCAATTTCTTGACCTGATACTGAGGTTGCGGTACGCCTAGTTAGGACTTTGGTTACCATTCTGTCCTGTTTACAGAGTAGCCAAAAACCTGGTGTGGGGCCACTGCCGCTCTAATTCGCTAATCTTACAACACCCATTGTTCCAAGCAGTCAACAATCGAGACGGCGTTCTGCTCAGCCATGGGCAGGTTTCGGGCAGAGGGTTGCAGACATGAATGTAGCCGGCTGGTTATGTACCAGTAGCTAAAGAGAAGGGATTACCAAGGGGGTATGAAGTACTGACATCCTCTCTACTGTAAAAGCCCAACTCGCTGCGCAATCCGCAATCACTGTCTATAAAATATATGAGTACGGCTATGATATCAAGACTCGACAAGATTTATGTCGCAAGCTGACCAACGAAGACTTCTGATCACTGGAGCGAGCTCTGGCATTGGACTGGAAGCTTGCAAAACCCTAGGGCTGAATGGACACCGCCTGACATTGATCTGCCGTACACCAGGACGGTGTAGTCAGACTCACCACACTCTAGAAAAACAGGGCATCGATCCGGGTAATCTGGATACATTGCACATGGATCTAGCAGATTTAAGCAGCGTTGAGGAGGGGTGCTACAACCTCTTAGAGCAAGGTCAACCATTCGACAACCTGGTCCTGAATGCTGGCCTCCAGAACGTAGGCATCCAGCAGCCACAGTACACACCGCAGGGCATAGAGCTAACTTTTGCTGTCAATCATCTGGCCCATCAGCTAATTGCAATGCGTCTCTTGCCGCTGTTGCTGCGCAGCCAACAGCCACGCTTGATTATCACAGCTTCCGAAGTACATGACCCTGCCAGAGCAGGAGGGCGGATTGGCCCTCCTGCTGGGCTTGGAGCCCTACAGGGCTTGCGTAGCAGCGCTGGTTTCACAATGGTCGATGGTCACAGTCCTTTCAATGCTGATAAGGCTTACAAAGACAGCAAGCTGTGCAATGTGCTGATGGCTCGTGAGATAGCAAGGCAAAGTAAGCAGGCTGGCCGAGAGATTTCTGTCTTTGCTTGGAGTCCGGGTCTGGTTATACCTCGCTGCAGCAAAGGTTTTTTCCGCACCAGTCGCAAGCAAAACCCGCTCGGTATTGCGCTTTTCGCATTTGTGGCGCGAGACTTACTGCGCCTTACTGAGTCACTGCCACAAGCAGGAGTACTTCTGGGCTCCCTGCTCACAGATAGTCAGTATGAACAGCCAGGGTTTCGATATTTCAGCAATCGACTCCTTAGGCCTGGTCTTCACTGCTTTGAAGCTACAGAAACCAGTGAAGAGGCCACAAATATGCAGAAAGCGGGAGAATTATGGATGCTCTGCGCAGAGTTGATTGCTCGAAAGCTGTCCGGAAAAAATGAATTGATCAGTTGACGAAGTGTCAGACGAGATTGACTTGAGAAAATACCTCAGCATGCACATGAATGCTGCAATCTTTCTATAAGCTAACCTATATGTCTTACCTTGAAGAGAAGTACTTCTAAGAAAATTCCTGGCTAAAAAGTTTCTTCGCTGAGTCTATAGGCCATCTATAAGTAATGCATGTTAAAGAGTTACCGAAACAGCACACCGCTTCTGGGCCTGCAATTACCGTATACAGGGTTCCCGAGAACTGATCACAAGAAAGCGCAATGTCCTACCCAGATATCTATGGATTCATGGCTGCTGTACTAAGTACAATCGCTTTTTTACCTCAAGTCATAAAGACTTGGAGGACTAAAAAAGCTGATGATGTCTCAATTGTGATGCTGCTAACATTTATTGCTGGACTTCTATTCTGGATCATCTATGGATTTCAAACTCACGCACTTCCAGTATTACTAGCTAATACAATGACACTTATACTAAATGTGGCGATACTTGCTCTTAAACTAATCTACGCTTCTGATAGAGAGGTTAGTAGTGAACGAGGCTATTAGAATCCAGGGCACATAACCTTCTCGTCTTCGTTTTATCTCTAGAGACCTTGCTGAAAACTATAAAACCGACCTCATTCAGTTGGTGACTTATTAGAATTTTGCACTCATTCAGGCTAGCAACCAGGCACTATATCACCACCATTACTAGCCTTCATTAGCGTCCCTCTGTTAGGATGCTGTCCTATATATAGCTAACTTAGGTTCCTCTGTTGCTGATAGCTAGTTACTAGTCATCTCCCTTCTAAGAATCTCTAAAAATAAATCAGAAAGTAAAAGAGCAGGATAAAATTCCTCTGATAATTGCCAAGAGCCTCTCATGATTTTAAGCAATCTTGGAGATCTTTATCTACTAGCACTCGTCCTACTAGCTAGGAGTATACGAACTTAAAGTTTCTCAGAGCTCAACTTGGCATGATATATTTAGTTTCCGTCACCTAGCTATTTAGGCTATACAATACTCTCCTACTAGAGTATCCAAAGATTTTACAGAGACCCGCAAGGGCTTGTGCTAGTTTAAGATGCCTCCCAGAGAATAGTCCTGAGTTTGTGTCTGCGTCCAAGTTAAATAGGGTAACTCAACTTAAT
It contains:
- a CDS encoding MtN3 and saliva related protein → MSYPDIYGFMAAVLSTIAFLPQVIKTWRTKKADDVSIVMLLTFIAGLLFWIIYGFQTHALPVLLANTMTLILNVAILALKLIYASDREVSSERGY